One genomic segment of Clostridium saccharoperbutylacetonicum N1-4(HMT) includes these proteins:
- the pssD gene encoding PssD/Cps14F family polysaccharide biosynthesis glycosyltransferase, producing the protein MKICFVTSSGGHLTHLIQLKEWWKDKERFWVTFDKEDSRSILNGERKYWCYFPTNRNIKNLIKNTFLSIKVLIKEKPDLIISTGAAPAIPFFYIGKLLGAKVVYIEVYDRIDKPTITGKIVHPISDLFILQWEEQKKFYSKGQVLGGIF; encoded by the coding sequence ATGAAGATATGTTTTGTAACATCAAGTGGAGGTCATCTAACACATTTAATACAATTAAAGGAATGGTGGAAGGATAAAGAGAGATTCTGGGTTACTTTTGATAAGGAAGATTCAAGATCAATATTAAATGGTGAGCGTAAATACTGGTGTTATTTCCCTACCAATAGAAATATTAAGAATCTTATTAAAAATACATTTCTATCTATAAAAGTTTTAATTAAAGAAAAACCAGATTTAATTATCAGTACAGGGGCTGCACCTGCTATTCCATTCTTTTATATAGGAAAATTATTAGGTGCAAAAGTAGTGTATATAGAAGTATATGATAGAATTGATAAACCGACTATAACTGGAAAAATTGTTCATCCAATAAGTGATTTATTTATATTGCAATGGGAAGAACAAAAGAAATTCTATTCTAAAGGTCAAGTTTTAGGAGGGATATTTTAA
- a CDS encoding glycosyltransferase: MELDLSIIIPVYNSDKTISKCIESILEQDLKEKEIILIDDGSMDNSLHILLEYERKYNCVKVIAQDNMGQGVARNNGIKIAAGNYITFVDSDDYISGISSYSKFIDKCYKNDLDLLIFNYMIVQDNVNHDIATFTENVIFSSEEVLSKFLLSNEVEGYSCNKIFQSKLFKEDGIRFIEGKKYEDIPLVVDAIILSNKIEFDNTKTYNYVINNLSTTRNININTLHDEVDSMELIIEKVKKLNSTKMNLNLQTYIKKRIKTYSIYRLKNLLKFKLSFKEFWVINKRYIELLRKVV, encoded by the coding sequence ATGGAGTTGGACTTAAGTATAATAATACCTGTGTATAATTCAGATAAAACTATATCTAAATGTATTGAAAGTATATTAGAGCAAGATTTAAAGGAAAAAGAGATAATATTAATCGATGATGGATCCATGGATAATTCACTACATATATTATTGGAATATGAAAGAAAATATAATTGTGTTAAAGTAATAGCCCAAGATAATATGGGACAGGGAGTGGCTAGAAATAATGGGATTAAAATTGCAGCAGGAAATTATATTACTTTTGTTGATAGTGATGATTATATATCAGGAATTAGCTCATATTCTAAATTTATAGATAAGTGTTATAAAAATGATTTAGATTTATTAATTTTTAATTATATGATAGTTCAGGACAATGTAAATCATGATATAGCTACATTTACGGAAAATGTGATTTTTTCTAGTGAAGAAGTATTGAGTAAGTTTTTATTAAGCAATGAAGTAGAGGGGTACAGTTGCAATAAAATATTCCAAAGCAAGCTTTTTAAAGAAGATGGAATTAGATTTATAGAAGGAAAAAAGTATGAGGATATTCCATTAGTAGTAGATGCAATAATTCTGAGTAATAAAATAGAATTTGATAATACCAAAACCTATAATTATGTAATAAATAATTTATCAACAACTAGAAATATAAATATTAATACATTACATGATGAAGTGGATTCTATGGAACTTATTATAGAAAAGGTAAAAAAATTAAATTCTACGAAAATGAATTTGAATTTGCAAACTTATATTAAGAAAAGAATAAAAACGTATTCAATATATCGATTAAAGAATTTGCTGAAATTTAAATTAAGCTTCAAAGAATTTTGGGTTATTAACAAAAGGTATATTGAGTTATTAAGAAAGGTTGTGTGA
- a CDS encoding polysaccharide pyruvyl transferase family protein — translation MGRKIRIEHASNPLNYGTNMMVTNFMYYLDKHLGEKNEYFLDVFNDKDLQNFRNQYKEGNIKRETIDYTLTHSNNIVEKAINKVKRKVAFNYFYNNQVKKLKKNTDRLVILGGDDLSEYYQIDALKRELSRIKDIKKTIKTFLVGQTIGPFHKERMELARGSLKDIPIYSRDPWTTNYIKNNLKISKCKESADLALLPLPYQDDVKIKENILHKYELKGEEYITLVVSGLYHSYCEDKQLYLDNWIKIITYLKDKFKDKKIVFLPHVLRNSQYDDRNMIGELQQRLGEGKEYAYIYDEMMPLEARFILGNGMFTITGRMHGSISTFQSRKPAISISYSVKYNGVIGEGLKLGNTIVDGLGMSKWNNYGVANEVIRKVEYVLKNESQIKDQINRSVSKAEISIRNMIEEIGMKIK, via the coding sequence ATGGGGAGAAAAATTAGAATAGAGCACGCAAGTAACCCTTTAAATTATGGAACAAATATGATGGTTACAAATTTTATGTATTATTTAGATAAACATTTAGGAGAAAAAAATGAATATTTCTTAGATGTATTTAATGATAAGGATTTACAAAATTTTAGAAATCAATACAAAGAAGGAAATATAAAAAGAGAAACAATTGATTACACATTAACTCACTCTAATAATATTGTGGAAAAAGCTATAAATAAGGTGAAAAGAAAAGTTGCATTTAATTATTTTTATAATAATCAGGTGAAGAAATTAAAAAAGAATACAGATAGGTTAGTAATATTAGGTGGAGATGATTTATCTGAATATTATCAAATTGATGCTCTTAAAAGGGAATTATCGCGTATTAAAGACATTAAAAAGACTATTAAGACATTTTTAGTTGGCCAGACAATAGGGCCATTTCACAAGGAAAGGATGGAATTAGCTAGAGGATCATTAAAAGATATACCAATCTATTCAAGGGATCCATGGACTACAAATTATATAAAAAATAATCTTAAGATTTCAAAATGTAAAGAATCGGCAGATTTAGCATTATTACCACTGCCTTATCAAGATGATGTAAAAATTAAAGAAAATATATTACATAAGTATGAATTAAAGGGTGAAGAATACATAACCTTAGTTGTATCGGGATTATATCATAGTTACTGCGAAGATAAGCAGCTATATTTGGATAACTGGATTAAAATTATCACCTACTTAAAAGATAAATTTAAAGATAAAAAAATAGTATTTTTACCCCATGTCCTTAGAAACTCACAATATGATGATAGAAATATGATAGGGGAATTACAACAAAGATTAGGTGAAGGAAAAGAATATGCGTATATATATGATGAAATGATGCCATTAGAGGCAAGATTTATACTTGGAAATGGTATGTTCACTATTACTGGAAGAATGCATGGCTCAATATCCACTTTTCAATCAAGAAAGCCAGCCATAAGTATATCTTACAGTGTTAAATATAATGGAGTAATAGGTGAAGGTCTTAAACTAGGTAATACTATTGTTGATGGATTAGGGATGTCTAAATGGAATAATTATGGAGTTGCTAATGAAGTAATTAGGAAGGTTGAATATGTATTAAAGAATGAATCGCAAATAAAGGATCAAATAAATAGATCGGTATCTAAGGCGGAAATTAGCATTCGGAATATGATTGAAGAAATAGGAATGAAGATTAAGTAA
- a CDS encoding tyrosine-protein phosphatase, translated as MIVDIHSHIIPGIDDGAKNMEITLEMLRNAEKDGTKQIIATPHYLLEYGEAMISEVREFVNEINEILTREGVDVKVYSGQEVYYTENIIQYYMEGKIGTLNDSKYMLIEFPMRKFDDNIIDIIYELQVRHIIPIIAHPERYKPIIEKTSYINRFINEGYLFQMNTGSLEGKFGADVKKTAEILLRNGIYNFIGSDAHDTKNRNTGLSAAITLINKYDSNLEKIFNDSSVKILNCEQVDFFGEEIKEKKSIFSFFKK; from the coding sequence ATGATAGTAGATATTCATTCACATATAATACCGGGAATTGATGATGGAGCAAAAAATATGGAAATTACCCTAGAGATGTTAAGGAATGCAGAAAAAGATGGAACTAAACAAATCATTGCAACACCTCATTATCTTTTGGAATATGGTGAAGCTATGATTTCAGAAGTGAGGGAATTTGTTAATGAGATTAATGAAATACTGACTCGAGAGGGGGTAGATGTGAAAGTATATAGTGGACAAGAGGTGTATTATACTGAAAATATAATACAATATTATATGGAAGGGAAAATTGGAACATTAAATGATTCAAAATATATGTTAATTGAATTTCCTATGAGAAAATTTGATGATAATATTATAGATATAATTTATGAACTTCAAGTTAGACATATTATTCCAATAATAGCTCATCCAGAAAGATATAAGCCTATTATTGAAAAAACTTCATATATTAATAGGTTTATTAACGAGGGATATCTATTCCAAATGAATACTGGAAGTTTAGAAGGGAAGTTTGGGGCAGATGTAAAAAAAACTGCAGAGATTCTTTTAAGGAATGGAATATATAATTTCATTGGATCAGATGCACATGATACTAAAAATAGAAATACAGGATTATCTGCTGCAATAACATTAATAAATAAGTATGATAGTAATCTTGAAAAAATATTTAATGATAGTTCAGTAAAAATTCTAAACTGTGAGCAGGTTGACTTTTTTGGTGAAGAAATTAAAGAGAAGAAATCAATATTCTCATTTTTTAAGAAATGA
- a CDS encoding lipopolysaccharide biosynthesis protein: MRIKNSLKNFGSGLAINLITNLLAFFSRTIFINVLGKSYLGVNGLLTNVLSMLSLAELGVGTAINFSLYKPVAEGNKKKITLLMNFYKRVYRWIGLLVFCVGLMLMMFLNVIIKDPGDVKNIKLIFFIYLVNTSYSYLMSYKNTLLSANQKDYMLTSINIIFSVMITAAQIIVLLIAKNYIMYLLTNMLVLFIQRLYINNKITKMYPLLREKITEKLSEEDFKAIIKNVKAVMFHKIGDYCINGTDNIVISAFISVSMVGLYSNYSMIIAMVNGIIVMFFNSMTASLGNLIATESDEKKIEIFEIINFIAFWLFGFATICFYNLLNPFIELWLGKEFLISSAILIIVLLNYYLTGMRVPIYAVKTAAGIYDEDKYTPLIQSVVNLVLSIILVQSWGLAGVFMGTLVSSIVLPCWQRPYIVCKYALKTSSKGYFAKYTQYLITILGVTFVISKILNVFYLEGKVINFIIKILICAAIPNLVFLLLFRKTKEFQQVLSMADRALGGKIKWIKWLA, translated from the coding sequence ATGCGAATAAAAAATTCTCTAAAAAACTTTGGATCAGGTTTGGCAATTAATTTAATAACTAACCTGTTAGCATTTTTTTCAAGAACTATATTTATAAATGTTCTTGGAAAATCATATTTAGGAGTTAACGGATTACTTACTAATGTGCTTTCTATGTTATCTTTGGCTGAATTAGGTGTTGGAACTGCTATTAATTTTAGTTTATATAAGCCAGTAGCAGAAGGCAACAAAAAAAAGATAACATTGCTTATGAATTTTTATAAAAGAGTTTATAGATGGATTGGATTATTAGTTTTTTGTGTTGGACTAATGTTGATGATGTTTTTAAATGTAATTATAAAAGATCCTGGAGATGTTAAAAATATAAAATTAATTTTTTTTATATATCTTGTTAATACGTCATATTCATATCTTATGAGCTACAAAAATACCTTATTAAGTGCAAATCAAAAAGATTATATGTTAACTTCAATTAATATAATTTTTAGTGTGATGATTACAGCAGCGCAAATTATAGTATTATTAATAGCTAAAAATTATATTATGTATTTATTAACTAATATGCTTGTGCTTTTTATTCAAAGGCTTTACATAAATAATAAGATTACTAAAATGTATCCATTGCTAAGAGAAAAAATCACAGAAAAGCTGTCCGAAGAAGATTTTAAAGCAATAATTAAAAATGTAAAAGCAGTGATGTTTCATAAAATTGGAGATTATTGCATAAATGGAACAGATAATATAGTCATTTCTGCATTTATAAGTGTAAGTATGGTTGGATTGTATTCAAATTATTCAATGATAATTGCCATGGTAAATGGAATAATAGTAATGTTTTTTAATAGTATGACTGCAAGTCTTGGTAATTTAATAGCAACAGAGTCAGATGAAAAGAAAATTGAAATTTTTGAAATAATAAATTTTATTGCATTTTGGTTATTTGGTTTTGCAACAATTTGTTTTTATAATTTGTTGAATCCATTTATAGAACTTTGGCTGGGAAAGGAATTTTTGATTTCCAGTGCAATATTGATTATCGTTTTATTAAATTATTACCTTACAGGAATGAGGGTACCTATATATGCCGTTAAGACAGCAGCTGGAATTTATGATGAGGATAAGTACACACCATTAATTCAATCAGTAGTAAATTTAGTTCTATCCATAATATTGGTACAAAGCTGGGGATTAGCAGGAGTATTTATGGGAACATTAGTTTCAAGTATAGTATTACCATGCTGGCAGAGACCTTATATTGTTTGCAAATATGCTTTAAAAACTTCGTCTAAAGGATATTTTGCAAAATATACGCAATATTTAATTACGATATTAGGAGTTACCTTCGTGATATCCAAAATATTAAATGTATTTTACTTAGAAGGCAAGGTTATTAATTTTATAATTAAAATTTTAATATGCGCGGCTATTCCTAATCTAGTATTTCTACTACTATTTAGAAAGACAAAAGAATTTCAGCAGGTATTAAGCATGGCAGATAGGGCTTTAGGAGGAAAAATAAAATGGATAAAATGGTTAGCATAA
- a CDS encoding glycosyltransferase family A protein, translating into MDKMVSIITPCFNGEKFVSRYLESILNQTYKNIEMIFVNDGSADKTESIAKSYISKFKEKGMKFKYIYQENGGQASALNKGLEIFEGDYLTWPDSDDVLTIDSIEKKMLFLEKNKEYGLVRTDAAIVIENNLDKIQGRFAKNNANKLKEDLFLDLITENRVWFAPGCYMVRAKSFLDVNPSRTIYESRAGQNWQMLLPITYKYKCGFIDETLYLYVIRENSHSHRKIDYRKMLERCDDHQDILVNTIENMDIQKDEKMRYLNIIKEKYIRKKLYIASEFKDHKLADKQYSILKNNNIANVNDFIQCLSCKNTILNIAIKGFIKIKRCLT; encoded by the coding sequence ATGGATAAAATGGTTAGCATAATAACTCCATGTTTTAATGGAGAGAAATTTGTAAGCAGATACCTAGAATCTATATTAAATCAAACCTATAAAAATATAGAGATGATTTTTGTAAATGATGGTTCGGCTGATAAAACAGAAAGTATTGCTAAATCTTATATTTCGAAATTTAAGGAAAAAGGAATGAAGTTCAAATATATTTATCAAGAAAATGGAGGTCAGGCAAGTGCTTTGAATAAAGGTCTTGAAATTTTTGAAGGAGACTATTTAACATGGCCTGATTCTGATGATGTATTGACAATCGACAGCATAGAAAAGAAAATGTTGTTTTTAGAAAAGAATAAGGAATATGGATTAGTAAGGACTGATGCTGCTATAGTTATAGAGAATAACTTAGATAAAATTCAAGGACGTTTTGCAAAAAATAATGCTAATAAGTTAAAAGAAGACTTATTTTTAGATTTAATTACAGAAAATAGAGTTTGGTTTGCGCCAGGTTGCTATATGGTGAGGGCAAAATCATTCTTAGATGTAAATCCGAGTAGAACAATATATGAAAGCAGGGCAGGACAAAATTGGCAAATGTTACTGCCTATTACTTATAAATATAAATGTGGCTTTATTGATGAAACGTTGTATTTATATGTGATTAGAGAAAATAGTCATTCCCATAGAAAAATAGATTATAGAAAAATGCTAGAGCGCTGTGATGATCATCAAGATATATTGGTAAATACAATTGAAAATATGGATATTCAGAAAGATGAAAAAATGAGGTACTTAAATATAATAAAAGAAAAATATATAAGAAAAAAATTGTATATTGCTAGCGAATTTAAAGACCATAAGTTAGCTGATAAACAATATAGTATATTAAAGAATAATAATATAGCCAATGTCAATGATTTTATTCAATGCTTAAGTTGTAAAAATACAATATTAAATATTGCAATCAAAGGATTTATAAAAATAAAGAGGTGTTTAACATAA
- a CDS encoding sugar transferase: protein MQQLDLERQEALFMEQIETKRRYCFFKRMMDIICSLIGLIALVPIFLIVAVAIKIESKGPIVFIQKRVGKDGKTFGIYKFRSMVVNAEELKDKLSDKNEISGPMFKMKEDPRVTKVGKFIRKTSIDELPQLINVLRGEMSLVGPRPSLPDEVMKFENWMMQRLSVKPGLTCYWQVSGRNDIGFREWMRLDIKYVEERSLLVDIQLIFKTFFVLFGDEHAS, encoded by the coding sequence TTGCAACAATTGGATCTAGAACGACAAGAAGCTTTGTTTATGGAGCAAATTGAAACAAAAAGAAGGTATTGTTTTTTCAAGAGAATGATGGATATAATATGTTCATTGATTGGGCTTATAGCATTAGTTCCAATATTTCTTATAGTAGCAGTTGCAATTAAGATTGAGTCAAAAGGACCAATAGTTTTTATTCAAAAGAGAGTTGGGAAGGATGGTAAAACTTTTGGTATATATAAGTTTAGGTCCATGGTGGTAAATGCAGAAGAATTAAAAGACAAGCTATCTGATAAAAATGAGATAAGTGGGCCAATGTTTAAGATGAAAGAAGATCCAAGAGTAACAAAGGTTGGTAAATTTATTAGAAAGACAAGCATAGATGAGCTTCCTCAATTAATTAATGTATTAAGAGGGGAAATGAGTCTGGTAGGACCAAGACCGTCGCTTCCAGATGAAGTTATGAAGTTTGAAAATTGGATGATGCAGAGATTAAGTGTTAAGCCAGGTCTTACTTGTTATTGGCAAGTGTCCGGAAGAAATGATATTGGATTTAGAGAATGGATGAGACTAGATATTAAGTATGTAGAGGAGAGAAGTTTACTAGTTGATATACAATTAATATTTAAAACATTTTTTGTACTCTTCGGAGATGAGCATGCAAGTTAA
- a CDS encoding glycosyltransferase translates to MNILYINRGMGVGGVEKCIIELTRLFMNDNKIVVASMGGELVKELMDMGIKHYKIINTDSKNILDILRNVKIINKIVKEEKINIIHSHHRMTTLLAKVVSKITKVPIIHTQHLCIDDKFKFTKMTLEGVSIITVSNGAKEALVNKCDLDEGRITTIYNTVNIENANEEIDKILLKLKAENRFVIAQISRLVDYKGVYDFLSIAKSINEEGSNIRFILIGDGEEKENIRNFIKKNALDDFVFILGNKDNVINQLKYINLVLLCSYIEGLPLTPLEAFSQGVPVIATNIPGTKEEIENGINGYLVEMKDIDGFKEKIMNIYQNKEKYIIMKKRCVEIFNRKFNSEIYFNSYLDVYKANLKNSRFMK, encoded by the coding sequence ATGAATATATTATATATTAACAGGGGAATGGGTGTAGGTGGAGTTGAAAAATGTATCATTGAATTGACTAGATTATTTATGAATGACAATAAAATTGTAGTAGCAAGTATGGGTGGAGAATTAGTAAAAGAATTAATGGATATGGGAATTAAGCATTATAAGATAATAAATACTGATTCTAAAAATATTTTAGACATATTAAGAAATGTAAAAATTATAAATAAGATAGTTAAAGAGGAGAAAATAAATATAATACATAGTCACCATAGAATGACAACATTGCTTGCGAAAGTAGTATCAAAAATTACTAAAGTACCAATTATTCATACTCAGCATTTATGTATTGACGATAAATTTAAATTTACTAAGATGACTTTAGAAGGGGTGAGTATTATAACAGTGAGCAATGGTGCTAAAGAAGCTTTAGTGAATAAGTGTGACTTAGACGAAGGTAGAATAACTACTATTTATAATACTGTTAATATTGAAAATGCGAATGAAGAAATAGATAAAATACTGCTCAAATTAAAGGCTGAGAACAGATTTGTAATAGCACAGATTAGTAGGCTGGTTGATTATAAGGGTGTATATGATTTTTTAAGCATTGCTAAAAGCATTAATGAAGAAGGAAGTAATATAAGATTTATACTTATTGGTGATGGGGAAGAGAAAGAAAATATTAGAAATTTTATTAAAAAAAATGCATTGGATGATTTTGTATTTATTTTGGGAAATAAGGATAATGTAATTAATCAATTAAAATATATAAATTTGGTATTATTATGCTCTTATATTGAAGGATTGCCATTAACACCTTTAGAAGCATTTTCGCAAGGAGTGCCAGTTATAGCAACCAACATTCCAGGAACGAAGGAAGAAATTGAAAATGGAATAAATGGTTATTTAGTTGAAATGAAAGATATTGATGGATTTAAGGAAAAAATAATGAATATATATCAGAATAAAGAGAAATATATAATAATGAAGAAAAGATGTGTAGAAATATTTAATAGGAAATTTAATAGTGAAATATATTTTAATTCTTACTTAGATGTATATAAGGCAAATTTAAAAAATAGCAGGTTCATGAAGTAG
- a CDS encoding acyltransferase, whose amino-acid sequence MIGKIVKYLKSFIRIIILKLKFGKKIKFKLANIKSLYIGKNVKININMGCKLCFGENAYIEDFCRIECLKGNIYIGGNTFLNTNCNLIALVGINIGEDCLLGSNIGIYDHDHRYDMKDLPITKQGFTMGKIKIEDNVWIGSNCTITKGVNIKSTVIVAANSVVTKNLEAKGIYGGVPSKLIKKL is encoded by the coding sequence ATGATAGGTAAAATTGTTAAGTATTTAAAATCTTTTATAAGAATTATTATACTCAAATTAAAGTTCGGAAAAAAGATAAAATTTAAATTGGCCAATATAAAATCTTTGTATATAGGTAAAAATGTAAAAATCAACATAAATATGGGATGCAAATTATGTTTTGGGGAGAATGCATATATTGAAGACTTTTGCAGAATAGAATGTCTAAAGGGGAATATATATATTGGAGGTAATACTTTTCTTAATACAAATTGTAATTTAATAGCTTTAGTTGGAATAAACATAGGTGAAGATTGTCTTTTGGGATCTAATATAGGAATTTATGATCACGACCATCGGTATGATATGAAGGATTTACCTATTACAAAACAAGGTTTTACAATGGGGAAAATAAAGATAGAAGATAATGTTTGGATAGGAAGTAATTGTACTATAACAAAAGGTGTAAATATAAAAAGTACAGTAATTGTAGCTGCAAATTCAGTTGTTACTAAAAATTTAGAAGCGAAAGGTATTTACGGAGGGGTTCCTAGTAAGTTAATAAAGAAGTTATAA
- the pssE gene encoding PssE/Cps14G family polysaccharide biosynthesis glycosyltransferase, with protein sequence MIFVTVGTHEQGLDRLLIELDRLVETGEVKHKVFAQIGYSKYIPKNYKYKELLGYEEMELYVKKSDIIITHGGPGSIFQALQHDKIPIVVPRNSEFKEHVDNHQILFTKRLENSEKILAVYDIDELASRINNYENLILGCKIGDSEKDNFIRKFDKLIMGL encoded by the coding sequence ATGATATTTGTAACTGTAGGAACACACGAACAGGGATTAGATAGATTGTTAATCGAGTTAGATAGATTAGTAGAAACTGGTGAAGTAAAACACAAGGTGTTTGCTCAAATAGGATACAGTAAATATATTCCTAAAAATTATAAATATAAAGAATTACTTGGATATGAAGAAATGGAGCTATATGTAAAGAAGAGTGACATAATTATAACTCACGGTGGTCCTGGAAGTATATTTCAAGCATTACAACATGATAAAATACCAATAGTAGTACCAAGAAATTCAGAATTTAAAGAGCATGTTGATAATCATCAAATACTTTTTACAAAAAGGTTAGAGAATTCAGAAAAGATTTTAGCAGTTTATGATATTGATGAATTAGCTTCAAGAATTAATAATTATGAAAATCTGATATTGGGATGTAAAATTGGTGATTCTGAAAAAGATAATTTTATTAGAAAATTTGATAAATTGATTATGGGCTTATAA
- a CDS encoding Coenzyme F420 hydrogenase/dehydrogenase, beta subunit C-terminal domain, whose product MAYACRNKNEDIRKSSSSGGVFTLLCEEVIKKGGVVFGAAFDENYEVKHIGAETIEECEKLRGSKYVQSKIGNTYKQAKDFLNNGRLVLFSGTQCQIKGLNLFLNKSYDNLITSEIICHGVPSPKIFKLYKENLKNKYNSNIKDIRFRDKALGWNKFSYVTEFENNKIYSKTLHEDIYMKGFLHDLYLRPSCYECKAKNFTSNSDISLADYWGVEKKHSEFNDDKGISLVLVNTEKGKEIFEKISCGMEVVKSDIGYAISNNPCIVRPVKYNKKREKFFKEAEGKNLEHSIMKYTKTTLGKRVKGKIQSSLGKLRER is encoded by the coding sequence ATAGCATATGCCTGTAGAAATAAGAATGAGGATATTAGAAAAAGCAGCTCATCAGGAGGTGTATTTACATTACTATGCGAGGAAGTAATTAAAAAAGGCGGTGTAGTATTTGGAGCTGCCTTTGATGAGAATTATGAGGTTAAACATATAGGAGCAGAAACTATAGAGGAATGTGAAAAACTGCGAGGGTCAAAGTATGTACAAAGTAAAATAGGAAATACATATAAGCAAGCTAAAGATTTTTTAAATAATGGAAGATTAGTTTTATTTAGTGGAACTCAATGTCAGATAAAAGGCTTAAATTTGTTTCTGAATAAGAGCTATGATAATTTGATTACTTCAGAAATAATTTGTCATGGGGTACCAAGTCCTAAAATTTTTAAATTGTATAAGGAAAATCTTAAAAATAAATATAATTCAAACATCAAAGATATACGATTTAGAGATAAAGCATTAGGTTGGAATAAATTTAGTTATGTCACAGAGTTTGAAAATAATAAAATTTACTCAAAAACTTTACATGAGGATATATATATGAAGGGGTTTTTGCATGATTTATATTTAAGACCATCATGTTATGAATGCAAAGCAAAGAATTTTACAAGTAATAGCGATATTTCATTAGCAGATTATTGGGGCGTAGAAAAAAAGCATTCAGAATTTAATGATGATAAGGGTATATCATTAGTTTTAGTAAACACAGAAAAAGGAAAAGAAATATTTGAAAAAATATCTTGTGGCATGGAAGTAGTAAAAAGTGATATAGGATATGCTATAAGTAATAATCCATGCATTGTTAGGCCAGTTAAATATAATAAAAAACGAGAGAAGTTTTTTAAAGAAGCGGAAGGGAAAAATTTAGAACATTCTATAATGAAGTATACAAAAACTACTTTAGGTAAAAGAGTAAAAGGTAAAATACAATCAAGTTTAGGGAAGTTAAGGGAACGTTGA
- a CDS encoding 4Fe-4S binding protein: MIDIVKKSDCSGCYSCVNICPKECINIEVDDEGFGYPVINNGECTKCNLCEKACPVINDPKA; the protein is encoded by the coding sequence ATGATTGATATAGTTAAAAAATCAGATTGTTCAGGATGTTATTCATGTGTCAATATATGTCCTAAAGAATGTATAAATATTGAAGTCGATGATGAGGGGTTTGGATATCCAGTAATTAATAATGGGGAGTGTACAAAATGTAATTTATGTGAAAAAGCATGTCCTGTAATTAATGATCCTAAAGCTTAA